The following proteins are co-located in the Helicobacter pylori genome:
- the topA gene encoding type I DNA topoisomerase: MKHLIIVESPAKAKTIKNFLDKNYEVIASKGHVRDLSKFALGIKIDETGFTPNYVVDKDHKELVKQIIELSKKASITYIATDEDREGEAIGYHVACLIGGKLESYPRIVFHEITQNAILNALKTPRKIDMSKVNAQQARRFLDRIVGFKLSSLISSKITKGLSAGRVQSAALKLVIDKEREIKAFKPLTYFTLDALFEPDLEAQLISYKGNKLKAQELIDEKKAQEIKNELEKESYAISSIVKKSKKSPTPPPFMTSTLQQSASSLLGFSPTKTMSIAQKLYEGVATPQGVMGVITYMRTDSLNIAKEALEEARNKILKDYGKDYLPPKAKVYSSKNKNAQEAHEAIRPTSIILEPNALKDYLKPEELKLYTLIYKRFLASQMQDALFESQSVVVACEKGEFKASGRKLLFDGYYKILGNDDKDKLLPNLKENDPIKLEKLESNAHVTEPPARYSEASLIKVLESLGIGRPSTYAPTISLLQNRDYIKVEKKQISALESAFKVIEILEKHFEEIVDSKFSTSLEEELDNIAQNKADYQQVLKDFYYPFMDKIEAGKKNIISQKVHEKTGQSCPKCGGELVKKNSRYGEFVACNNYPKCKYVKQTENANDGVKQELCEKCGGEMVQKFSRNGAFLACNNYPECKNTKSLKDTPNANEIIEGVKCPECGGDIALKRSKKGSFYGCNNYPKCRFLSNHKPINKRCEKCHYLMSERIYRKKKAHECIQCKERVFLEEDDG; the protein is encoded by the coding sequence ATGAAGCACCTTATTATCGTAGAATCCCCCGCAAAAGCCAAAACCATTAAAAATTTTTTGGATAAAAATTACGAAGTCATCGCCTCTAAAGGGCATGTTAGGGATTTATCCAAATTCGCTTTAGGCATTAAGATTGATGAAACCGGCTTTACTCCTAATTATGTCGTGGATAAAGATCATAAAGAGCTTGTCAAACAGATTATAGAACTTTCTAAAAAGGCATCTATTACTTATATCGCTACCGATGAAGACAGAGAAGGGGAAGCGATAGGCTATCATGTGGCTTGTTTGATTGGGGGGAAATTGGAGAGCTACCCTAGGATTGTTTTTCATGAGATCACGCAAAATGCGATTTTAAACGCTCTAAAAACCCCACGAAAAATTGACATGTCTAAGGTCAATGCCCAACAAGCCAGGCGTTTTTTAGATCGAATCGTGGGGTTTAAGCTCAGCTCATTGATTTCATCAAAAATCACTAAAGGTTTGAGCGCTGGGCGGGTGCAAAGCGCGGCTTTAAAACTTGTGATTGATAAAGAGAGAGAGATCAAAGCCTTTAAACCTTTAACCTACTTCACGCTAGACGCTTTGTTTGAGCCGGATTTAGAAGCGCAACTCATTAGCTATAAGGGTAACAAACTCAAAGCTCAAGAACTCATTGATGAAAAAAAAGCCCAAGAAATTAAAAACGAATTAGAAAAAGAAAGCTACGCTATTTCTAGTATCGTTAAAAAATCTAAAAAATCCCCCACACCGCCCCCTTTCATGACTTCTACTTTACAGCAAAGCGCTTCCAGTCTTTTAGGCTTTTCGCCCACAAAAACCATGAGTATCGCTCAAAAATTATATGAAGGCGTAGCCACCCCGCAAGGCGTTATGGGCGTGATCACTTACATGAGGACCGATAGCTTGAATATCGCTAAAGAGGCTTTAGAAGAAGCGAGGAATAAGATTTTAAAAGACTATGGCAAAGACTACCTACCCCCTAAAGCCAAAGTCTATTCCAGCAAGAATAAAAACGCCCAAGAAGCCCATGAAGCGATCAGGCCCACTTCTATTATTTTAGAGCCAAACGCTTTAAAAGACTACCTTAAGCCTGAAGAATTAAAGCTCTATACTTTAATTTACAAACGCTTTTTAGCTTCTCAAATGCAAGACGCTCTTTTTGAAAGCCAAAGCGTGGTTGTGGCTTGCGAAAAAGGCGAGTTTAAAGCTAGTGGGAGAAAACTCCTTTTTGATGGCTATTATAAAATTTTAGGCAATGACGATAAGGACAAATTGCTCCCCAATTTGAAAGAAAATGATCCCATTAAATTAGAAAAACTAGAGAGCAACGCCCATGTTACAGAACCTCCAGCGCGCTATTCAGAAGCGAGTTTGATTAAAGTTTTAGAAAGTTTAGGCATAGGCAGGCCCAGCACCTACGCCCCAACGATTTCTCTTTTACAAAACAGAGATTACATCAAGGTAGAAAAAAAGCAAATCAGCGCTTTAGAGAGCGCTTTTAAAGTGATAGAAATTTTAGAAAAGCATTTTGAAGAAATCGTGGATTCCAAATTCAGCACTTCTTTAGAAGAAGAACTGGACAATATCGCTCAAAATAAAGCCGACTATCAGCAAGTCTTAAAGGACTTTTACTACCCTTTTATGGATAAAATTGAAGCCGGGAAAAAGAATATCATCTCTCAAAAAGTGCATGAGAAAACCGGCCAATCATGCCCTAAATGCGGTGGGGAATTGGTCAAAAAAAATAGCCGTTATGGGGAGTTTGTCGCTTGCAACAATTACCCTAAATGCAAATATGTCAAACAAACTGAAAACGCCAATGATGGAGTTAAGCAAGAATTGTGCGAAAAATGCGGAGGGGAAATGGTGCAAAAATTCAGCAGAAACGGGGCGTTTTTAGCTTGCAACAACTACCCTGAATGCAAAAACACCAAATCGTTAAAAGACACCCCTAACGCAAACGAAATAATAGAAGGCGTGAAATGCCCAGAATGCGGGGGGGATATTGCCTTAAAAAGGAGCAAGAAAGGCTCGTTTTATGGCTGTAACAATTACCCTAAATGCCGTTTTTTATCCAACCATAAGCCCATTAATAAGCGTTGTGAAAAATGCCATTATTTGATGAGTGAAAGAATCTATCGCAAAAAAAAGGCGCATGAATGCATCCAATGCAAAGAGCGCGTGTTTTTAGAGGAAGATGATGGCTAA